GAGTGCGTAGGACAGCGAGTCGGGGTGCAGGCCGCGCAGGTCCGCCTGGGTCAACCAGATCAGGCCGGGGTTGCGCAACAGGTCCGCCGGAAGCGGCTCCTCGGGCGGCGCGCCGTGCGCGCAGGGGACCAGAACGATGCACCGCGTCCCCGGGTACGGGGCCAGGGCGGCGGTGACCGCGACGCCGGCCACCGCGAACGGGCGACCGTCCACAGTGATCGGATCGCCGACTGTGATGCCGAGCGCGTCGGCGAAGGCGGCCTCGACCACGACGCCGCCGTCGCGGACCCAGCCGCCCTCGCGCAGCGCCGGCTGGTCGACCGGGGCGGTCGCGGTGTCGCGACCGAGTGCCTGCACGTCGGACCTGCCAGCCTTCGTTTCCAGCGTGGCCGGGGCGATCGGGAACGGTCCACTGTGGTCGACGACGCCGGGAGCGCCGGTCAGGCTTTCGAGGTCATTTGGCGACGCGGCGCCAGCGACGACGTCGGGCCCGTTGGTCGCCACCTTGGTGCGTTGGTAGGGGTCGCTGGCCGCGTCGCGCAGCACGAGCCCGAGGGTCAGCGTCGTGGTGGCCGCCATGATGGCGAGCAGCAGCAGCGTGGCCTCGGTGCGGCGGCGCCGCAGGTCGCGCAGGGCGAGGCGGGTGACGAGCAGGATCCGGCCCATCGCGGTCAGTCCTCCAGCCCGACGAGCGCACCGAGGTGCCCGGTGCTGCCGCCGGTCAGCCTGGTCTCGTCGACGAACGCGCCGTCGCGCATCGAGATCAGCCGGTCGGCGGTGGCCGCGATCCGGGCGTCGTGGGTGACGATGACCAGCGTCTGGCCGGCCTGGTGCAGGCTCTCGAAGAGGTGCAGGACGTCGAGGGTGGCGGCGCTGTCGAGGCTGCCGGTCGGCTCGTCGGCGAGCACGACCAGCGGTTCGTTGCTCAACGCCCGGGCGACCGCGACCCGCTGCCGCTGGCCACCGGACAGCGCCGACGGCAGGAACCGCGCCCGGTCGGCCAGGCCGACCTGCTCGAGCAACTCCTCCGCCCGCCGCCGGGCGGCCCGCGGCGAGCGGCCGGCCAGCAGCGCCGACAACTCGATGTTCTCCACGGCGGTGAGCTCCTCCATCAGGTGGAAGGCCTGGAAGACGAAGCCGACCGCGGTGCGCCGGATGCGGGCCAGGGCCTTCTCGCCGAGGTCGTCGACGCGGCTGCCGTCGAGCCACACCTCACCGCCGGACGGCCGGTCGAGGCCACCGAGCAGGTGCAGCAGCGTCGACTTGCCGCAGCCGCTGGGGCCCATCACCGCGACCGTCTCGCCGGCGGCGACGTCGAGGTCGACGCCGTCGACGGCGCGGACCAGGCCAGCGCCCCGGCCGTGCTCCTTGCGCAGGCCGCGGGCGCGCAGCATGGGTGCGGTGGTCACGATCCGCTCCTTCGGTGGGTCCAGGTCTGCTCGCACGCCTCGAGCCAGCGCAGGTCGGCCTGGAGCCGGAGCACCACGCCCTCCAGCAGCAGCGCCGCGTTGGAGCCGGCCGGCTCGGCCATCGCGGCGCGCTGTGCCTCGCGCAGCCGGCGCAGCAACTCGCGGCGCTGGGTGTCGACAATGGTGAGCGGGTCGGCGATCCCGGCCGCGGCGGCCGCGACCAGCTTGAGGTGGAACTCCGCCAGGTCGGGCTTGGGCCAGCTCACCTCGGCGATCCACTCGGCGACCCGCTGCTGGCCCTCGGCGGTGAGCGCGTAGACCTTGCGATCGGACCGGTCGCCGCCGTCGGCCGCCAGTAGGCCCGCCTTCTCCAGGCGGGTGAGCGAGACGTAGACCTGGCCGGCGTTGAGCGCCTCGCCGAGCGGGCCGAGCGCGTCGCGCAGCCGCGCCCGCAACTCGTAGCCGTGTGACGGCTCCTTGGCGAGCATCGCCAGCAACACTTCCTGCTGCATCGCACCCCCTCTAACCGTTAGCCCCTATAGCTAACGGTTATCCCTCGGGAATGTCAACCACATGGGAGTTCCATGATGGAATGTGGAGATTGTGGACCCTCAACCTCGGCGCGTGCCGCCGGCCGACGAGTCCGTCGACGCCATCGCGGACCGCCCGCTCGCGTTCTTCAACGCGCTACTCACCGAGCACTTCGTGCTGGAGTCGGCGCGGGGGATCACCGTCAACGAGTCGAGCAGCCGGGCGTCGCTCTACCTGATGACGCTGTCGAGCTCGCTGGTCGCGTTCGGCTTCCTGGCCTCGACGCACTTCGCGCTCTACTTCCTCGCCGTGATCATCCCGGTCGTGTTCATCCTCGGCGTGTTCACCTACGAACGACTGGTCGAGACGTCGCTCGAAGACGTCGCCGCGCTCGTGTCGATCCAACGCATCCGCCGCTACTACGGCACGTTGCTGCCGGGCGCGGACCGCTACTTCCCGGTGGCCACGGAACGCGCACCCAACGAGATGATCGAGATTGGCCAGCGCGGCTACCGGCGCGGCGTGTTCTTCACGATCTCGTCGGCGATCGGCATCATCAACTCGATCGTCGCCGGCGCCGGGGTCGCGCTGCTGGTCTATCAGCCCACAACCAGCCTCGGCGCCGCGATCACCTCAGGTGTCGCGGTCGGCGTCGTGCTGATTCTGCTGCACGGCGTCTACCAGATGCACCGCTATGGCCGGCAGCGCGACATCATCAACGCCCAGCAGTAGGTCCCGGTCTCAGCGAGGCGGGCCGCCGCGATCTTCGCGCTCGGCAGGATCGAACGGCTCGGGCATCGCTCGCGCGGGCGCCGCGATCTTCGAGCGCGGCAGGAGCTCAGGCGTAGCTCGCGAAGGCGGCGCCGACCGTGACCGCGGCGAGCACCGCCGACCCGGCGACCGTCGCGCGTGCCGCGAGCGCCTCGCCGTTGTCGAGCCAGCCGGCCGCGGCCAGGGCCGCTCCCCAAGGGAGCGAATAAGTCAGGGCGTA
This genomic interval from Asanoa ferruginea contains the following:
- a CDS encoding ABC transporter ATP-binding protein; translation: MTTAPMLRARGLRKEHGRGAGLVRAVDGVDLDVAAGETVAVMGPSGCGKSTLLHLLGGLDRPSGGEVWLDGSRVDDLGEKALARIRRTAVGFVFQAFHLMEELTAVENIELSALLAGRSPRAARRRAEELLEQVGLADRARFLPSALSGGQRQRVAVARALSNEPLVVLADEPTGSLDSAATLDVLHLFESLHQAGQTLVIVTHDARIAATADRLISMRDGAFVDETRLTGGSTGHLGALVGLED
- a CDS encoding PadR family transcriptional regulator, with protein sequence MQQEVLLAMLAKEPSHGYELRARLRDALGPLGEALNAGQVYVSLTRLEKAGLLAADGGDRSDRKVYALTAEGQQRVAEWIAEVSWPKPDLAEFHLKLVAAAAAGIADPLTIVDTQRRELLRRLREAQRAAMAEPAGSNAALLLEGVVLRLQADLRWLEACEQTWTHRRSGS